In Runella sp. SP2, the genomic window GGCAAGGAATTTATTAGAACGATTCTCAAGCTATACCCTGACGTTAAGCGTTTGGTGGTGTATTCGCGCGATGAATTGAAGCAGTTTGAAATGTCACAAGAATTTAGCCACAGCAAATACCCCGTGATACGGTATTTTATTGGTGACGTTCGCGACGAAGCACGCCTCACGATGGCGTGTGAGGGCATCGACATTATCATTCATGCGGCAGCACTCAAGCAAGTTCCTGCGGCAGAGTACAACCCGATGGAGTGCATCAAGACCAACATCTTAGGCGGTCAAAATGTTATCACGGCGGCCCTGGCCACAGGTGTCCAAAAAGTAGTAGCTCTCTCGACCGACAAGGCGGCGGCTCCTATCAACTTGTACGGCGCAACCAAACTTTGTTCCGACAAATTGTTTGTAGCGGCCAACAACATCAAAGGCGCTCGTGATATTCGTTTTTCGGTCGTACGTTACGGAAACGTCATTGGCTCGCGCGGTTCGGTGATTCCTTTTTTCTTGCAGAAACGCAAAGAAGGAGTCTTACCCATCACCCATCCCGACATGACCCGCTTTAATATTTCGCTCGAAGACGGGGTAAAAATGGTCTTGTTTGCGCTCGAAAACGCCTGGGGAGGCGAAATCTTTGTGCCAAAAATTCCTTCTTACCGCATTACCGACGTAGCCGAAGCCATTGCGCCTAACGCACGTCAAGAAGTTGTCGGAATTCGCCCTGGGGAAAAACTCCACGAGGAAATGATTACCGAAACCGATTCGCTCAATACCATCGAACTTGACAAGTATTACGTCATTTGTCCAAGTACCCCCATTTGGAGCATGGACGATTACGTGGAAGCCTTCAACGGCCGCAAAGTCCCGTACGGGTTTGAGTACAACTCGGGCACTAACGACGAATGGCTTACAGTCGATGATTTACGCCAACAAATCAAGCAGCACGTTGACCCCAATTTTGAAGTATGATTCCTTACGGAAGACAAAATATTACCGACGACGATATTGAGGTAGTAACCAAGGCATTGCGCGCCGATTTCTTGACGCAAGGCCCCACTATCCATCAATTTGAAGTCGCATTTGCGGAATATGTCGGGGCGAAATATGCGGTGGCTGTGGCCAATGGAACAGCCGCATTGCATTTGTGTGCACTGGCGTTGGACGTAGCCGAAGGTCAAAAAGTAATTACCACGCCCATCACGTTTGCAGCATCGGCCAATTGTGTTCGCTACTGCGGCGGGGAGGTTGTTTTTGCTGACATTGACCCCGACACCTATTTATTAGACATCAACGCAGTAAGGGCTCTTCTTGCTGCTGCTCCCAAAGGAACCTATCACGGAATTGTGCCCGTTGATTTTGCGGGACGCGCGGTTGATTTAGAGGCTTTTCGGACCCTCGCTGACGAATACGGCCTGTGGATTATTGAGGATGCTTGCCATGCACCAGGCGGTTATTTCAATGATAGCCAAGGGCAAATGCAGCGCTGCGGAAATGGGCAATTTGCGGACTTGGCCATTTTCTCATTTCACCCCGTCAAACACATTGCTTGCGGTGAAGGAGGAATGATTACTACCAATGATGCCAAGCTTTATCAAAAACTGCTAACGCTTCGTACCCACGGCATCAGTCGCGATGCAAATGGTTTCCAAAACTCCATTGCTTTTGCCGCAGGCGACGAGCAAGCAACCAACTACCCAGGCTGGTACATGGAAATGCAAACGCTAGGTTTTAATTACCGTCTTACCGATTTTCAGGCAGCATTGGGGATTTCTCAGCTGGCAAGAGCAGACGAAGGGCTCGCTCGGCGTCGCGAAATTGCGCAAGTTTATAACGCAGCTTTTGAGGGTTTACCGTTTATCAAAGGCCAATCAGGCGTGATTGAGGGTCATGCGTACCATCTTTATGTGGTAGAGGTAGAAAACCGTTTGGGGCTTTATACCCACTTACGTGAACAGCAGATTTTTGCCCAAGTTCATTACATTCCGTGCCATTTGATGCCGTATTACCGCACTCAAGGCTGGGAAGAAGGTGATTTCCCCGCCGCCGAGAACTACTACCGTCACTGCTTGAGTTTGCCGATGTACCCTACCCTCACAGAGGCACAACAAGCATTTGTGATTCAAACAATTATTGATTTTTATCACTCATAAATACATTATGTCAACCACCACACAGGAAGCGTTTTGGAGCGGAGAGTTTGGCAAAGCCTATTCCGATAGAAACAACTGGACATCAGCTCAATACGACGATTTTTATCGGCACGAATGGGGGATTACAAAGACTCAAATGAACGAGGATTGCCTTCGTGACCTCCCCAAAGATGCCAAAATCTTAGAAGTGGGCTGTAACATTGGGCTACAATTACGGTGTCTCCAAGAAATGGGTTTCACCAATTTATATGGCATTGAGCTACAGCACTATGCGGTAGAAAAGGCCAAGGAAATCGTCAAAAACGTAAACATCATTCAAGGGTCAGGGTTTGATATTCCTTTCAAAGACAGCTACTTTGATGTGGTAGTAACAAACGGCGTGCTTATTCACATTGCGCCCGACGACCTACCGCGAATCATGTCAGAAATGGTGCGTTGTAGCAAAAAATACGTTTGGGGTTTTGAATACTTTGCCAGCTCGTTGGTCAACATCAACTACCGCGGCAACGAAGGGTTTTTGTGGAAGGCGGACTACAGCAAAATTTTCCAAGAAAATTTCCCTCAGCTCCAAGAAATTTACCGTAAAATGTACCCATACGTCTCTGCGTCACAGCAAGGAAACGTGGACTATATGTATCTTTTGGAAAAACAATAGCCGATGAGTTGTATTGCCATCATTACGGCCAGAGGAGGCAGCAAACGCATTCCCCGTAAAAACATCAAAGATTTTTTGGGAAAACCAATCATTGCATACAGCATTGAGGCGGCGCTTGCCAGTAATCTCTTTGACGAAGTAATGGTATCAACTGATGACGCTGAAATTGCCCAAATTGCCAAAGAATACGGCGCAAAAGTTCCTTTTCAGCGGTCAGAAAAAACCTCTGATGACTTTGCAACAACAGCTGATGTTATCAATGAAGTACTTGAATCGTATCAACAAATAGGGCAAAATTTCCGCACTGCTTGTTGCCTTTATCCAACGGCTCCTTTTGTCACCAAAGAACTGTTGCAAAAGGCTTCTCAAACTTTAAAAAAGGGAGAATTTGACGCGGTGTTTCCTGTCATGCGGTTTTCATATCCCATACAGCGATGCCTCATTCAAAAAACTGACCAGCGGTTCGTACTTCGCGAGCCACAGTATTTTAGTGCTCGTTCGCAAGATTTAGAACCGTGCTACCACGATGCAGGGCAGTTTTATTTCTTTGACGTTGCTCGTTTTTTCATCAATCAGCGCCTCATGACCGACAATACGAGCTGCATCGAAATTTCAGAACTAGAAGCTCAAGACATTGATAATGAACAAGATTGGAAATTGGCGGAGTTGAAATACATGCTACAAACAAATAAATTATGATGCCTACTGTTGAAAAAAACGAATTTGGGTTTTACTCGGTCTTGAATAAACCTACCGAGGAAGAAATAGAAGAATACTATTCAAAAAAATACTATCAAGAAGAAAAAGCCACCTATTCACATACCTATTCTGAAATAGAACTTCAATTTATTTATAATAAAATAGAACAACGCTTTCAGTATTTAATTGACAATCAACTTATCAGCCCTAACAAAACCTATTCACTGTTAGATGTTGGCTGTGGAGAGGGGTTTGCCCTAAAATATTTTTTCAATAAAAAATGGGATGTTACAGGACTAGATTTTAGCGATTTTGGTTGCGAAACCAATAATCCTGATGTCAAACAATTTTTAATTACAGGGAACATTTATCTAAATCTCCAAAAAATCACTCAGTCTGGACAAAAGTATGATATCATTT contains:
- the pseC gene encoding UDP-4-amino-4,6-dideoxy-N-acetyl-beta-L-altrosamine transaminase; protein product: MIPYGRQNITDDDIEVVTKALRADFLTQGPTIHQFEVAFAEYVGAKYAVAVANGTAALHLCALALDVAEGQKVITTPITFAASANCVRYCGGEVVFADIDPDTYLLDINAVRALLAAAPKGTYHGIVPVDFAGRAVDLEAFRTLADEYGLWIIEDACHAPGGYFNDSQGQMQRCGNGQFADLAIFSFHPVKHIACGEGGMITTNDAKLYQKLLTLRTHGISRDANGFQNSIAFAAGDEQATNYPGWYMEMQTLGFNYRLTDFQAALGISQLARADEGLARRREIAQVYNAAFEGLPFIKGQSGVIEGHAYHLYVVEVENRLGLYTHLREQQIFAQVHYIPCHLMPYYRTQGWEEGDFPAAENYYRHCLSLPMYPTLTEAQQAFVIQTIIDFYHS
- the pseB gene encoding UDP-N-acetylglucosamine 4,6-dehydratase (inverting): MLNGKSILVTGATGSFGKEFIRTILKLYPDVKRLVVYSRDELKQFEMSQEFSHSKYPVIRYFIGDVRDEARLTMACEGIDIIIHAAALKQVPAAEYNPMECIKTNILGGQNVITAALATGVQKVVALSTDKAAAPINLYGATKLCSDKLFVAANNIKGARDIRFSVVRYGNVIGSRGSVIPFFLQKRKEGVLPITHPDMTRFNISLEDGVKMVLFALENAWGGEIFVPKIPSYRITDVAEAIAPNARQEVVGIRPGEKLHEEMITETDSLNTIELDKYYVICPSTPIWSMDDYVEAFNGRKVPYGFEYNSGTNDEWLTVDDLRQQIKQHVDPNFEV
- the pseF gene encoding pseudaminic acid cytidylyltransferase; translated protein: MSCIAIITARGGSKRIPRKNIKDFLGKPIIAYSIEAALASNLFDEVMVSTDDAEIAQIAKEYGAKVPFQRSEKTSDDFATTADVINEVLESYQQIGQNFRTACCLYPTAPFVTKELLQKASQTLKKGEFDAVFPVMRFSYPIQRCLIQKTDQRFVLREPQYFSARSQDLEPCYHDAGQFYFFDVARFFINQRLMTDNTSCIEISELEAQDIDNEQDWKLAELKYMLQTNKL
- a CDS encoding pseudaminic acid biosynthesis-associated methylase produces the protein MSTTTQEAFWSGEFGKAYSDRNNWTSAQYDDFYRHEWGITKTQMNEDCLRDLPKDAKILEVGCNIGLQLRCLQEMGFTNLYGIELQHYAVEKAKEIVKNVNIIQGSGFDIPFKDSYFDVVVTNGVLIHIAPDDLPRIMSEMVRCSKKYVWGFEYFASSLVNINYRGNEGFLWKADYSKIFQENFPQLQEIYRKMYPYVSASQQGNVDYMYLLEKQ